TTTTGACATCGAGCTGGGACCCGAGCCAAAAAGGATTATGCCTAACTTATATGCGCAGGAGATCGATGTTTATTACTCAGTTGAAAAATACTGGGGGAGCTTAACAAAGTATCTGCATTCCTTATTCAATTGGATGAAGGTAGATGACATCTTAGCTGAGGAGTTTAGCGTTCTCCCCGGAATGGAAGAGGTGTCATGCTTTCTCTGGGTTCACAGTCACTTCAAAGATGACTCATATGAAGTGATTATCGTAGATAGTGCTCCCACTGGAGAGACACTTCGGTTACTATCATTGCCCGACGTCGCAAGGTGGTGGATAGTGAAGATATTTCCTATTGAAAGGAAGCTTGTTAAGGTAATTCGGCCCGCGGTTAAGGTTGTAAGTAATATGCCACTACCAGAGGATCATACATATGATGCTGTGGAAGATCTGTTCGATCGATTAGACGCTATACATAAGGTGTTTTCCGATCCCAAGGTGACGTCAATCAGGCTCGTACTGAATTTAGAAAAGATGGTGATTAAGGAGACCCAAAGGGCATTTACGTACCTCAATTTATACGGATACCCTACCGATGCTGTAATAGTAAACAGGTCTATGCCGCTAGATGTAAGCGATCCATTTTTCGAAGAATGGAAAAAATATCAGCGGGGGTACAGGGAAGAGATTGAAGAACTTTTCAGTCCGCTGCCCCGCTTCGAGGCGCCAATGTTTTCAAGAGAGGTAATGGGAGTAAGTTCGCTTGAGAGATTTGGTGAGACATTATTCGATGGTATAGATCCGACGAAGATCTTCTTTACTGGGAAGCCGTACAATATAGTAAAGGAGAAAGGCGCCTATCAGCTGCATTTGAAACTCCCATTTGTATCCAAGGAGAAAATCAACCTTTTTCAGACGGGTGATGAGCTTACGATCCAGATCGAGAACCAACGGCGTAATGTTTTCCTGCCAAATTTCCTTGCCAGGCTTGAAGTTGGGGATGCCCGTTTTGAGGATGGGGTCCTGAAGGTCAGCTTTGAGAAAAAGGAAAAGAAAGCCAGTAAATAATTGCATTACATACCCCTAGTGAAGATACGTCTGTAATTTTCGGCATCTAATCGACACCAAATTAGTGTTATGTGTACTATAATTTGGACTTATCATTCATGTGACTATAAATCTTTCCCGAACCGTTCGTCCTCACCATGTCGAAGGACGTACTGGTTATGTGTTGGCACATTTAATTAATGTCGGTCGAATATGTGCTTGAGTTATAGGCAAAATATCAAACACGACTAGAATTTATTTGTTTTCATCCAATTCGTTAAATACTTCTTTTGCGGCAAGGAGTGCATTGATCGCAGCTGGAAAGCCGGCATAGACAGATATTTGAATAAAAACTTCTATTATTTCCTCGCGCGTAGTCCCTGTGTTGAGTGCAACCTTGATATGTGCCTTTACTTCCGGTTCTGCATATCCGAGCGCAGCAAGAGCTGACAGTGTGACGAGCTCCCTGGTCTTAACGTCCAATCCGGGTCGGTCATAGACGTCTCCAAAGGGATATTCGATTAGGTATCGAGAAAAGTCGGGTGAGATTTCATTCAATTTCTGGATAAATTGCTCTCCTGTATCACCGGTGATTTCTTTGAAGTTTTTAAGCCCCCGTTCATATCTATCGTCGCTCATTGTATTTCTCCTTGTTGGGTTTTATATAATCACATGTAGGAACATAATATAACATTTAGTTTGGGAGTTGCTTTTGGCTGGCTAAGATTTTGAATGTCATCTCCTTTTGTAGGATCGCACCATAAACTGTGTTTGTTACCATATCCTTGTTATAAGTGTATGTATGACTCATCGATAATCATCACCTATCCGAACATTCCCACTTCATCGAAGGCCGAAGGAATAATTTTCTTGATTCGAATCATTCTTATGTATATTGAGCTGGTGTTAATAAAGGACAAGATCGCAGAGAACTCCATCACGATGGTCACGACCAGGGGGACGTTCTCTTCCCCCGCGACGGGGGAAGACTAAGATGGGGGTCAAGATTATTCCAAGCCTAATTCGCCAGCTATGACTTCCTTTACATTCTCAATATATGTCAAGACCTCATTATTCCAGAATCTCAATACTCTAAAGCCTTTGTTCTCCAACCACTTATCACGTTTCGAATCATAAAACTTGTTATCGTCGTGTTGTCCACCGTCAACTTCAATTATCAATTTTTTCTCAATACAAATGAAGTCGACGATATAAGGTCCTAAAGAGTGTTGTCTTCTGAACTTATATCCACCTAGCTGGAGAAGTCGAAGATGGGCCCATAATTTTCTTTCTGCGTCTGTAGGATTTTTTCTTAATGCTTGTGCTCTAATTGTAGTCATGTCTACGCATCATATTTACTCAACCCCCATCCTACCCTTCCCCCTTTAATTAAGGGGGAAGGGATAACTGGATTGACTAGTCTTTTTTAGGGTAAATTGAATTGATGACAATAAATTATACAACCATTTAAACCTCATGATTTATGTGAAGAAAAAAGGACTAATAGGTAACGCGGCATTAATCTACATGCTGTTACCTCACTCTTCCGCATAAATGGAGAAGGCCGTAGCTCATCGCCCACGCTTGGAGAGGTGAAGGTGGGGTGCAAGCCTGACAGTTGGGTGACCAAATTTATGATGTAGGCAAATTTCAGGTTTTTATCTATGTAGCTGTGTAGGATAAATACAGACCGTATTCTTAATAAATAACCCAAATCGGGTAAAATCCCGTCTTCCATGGATCGGCTGAAATCATACGGTAATTTTATACAGGTTGAGCATACCCTTTTTTCACTTCCTTTGATATTGTCAGGGGCTTTTTTGGCTGCTAGTGGTGTACCCAAATTGAATATACTAATACTAATTCTTCTTGCGGGTATTGGAGCGAGGACCGCGGCACTCGGCCTAAACAGAATCATTGACCGAGAAATTGATAGAAGAAACCC
The DNA window shown above is from Thermodesulfobacteriota bacterium and carries:
- a CDS encoding endonuclease domain-containing protein; the encoded protein is MTTIRAQALRKNPTDAERKLWAHLRLLQLGGYKFRRQHSLGPYIVDFICIEKKLIIEVDGGQHDDNKFYDSKRDKWLENKGFRVLRFWNNEVLTYIENVKEVIAGELGLE
- a CDS encoding ArsA family ATPase is translated as MKRIILYTGKGGVGKTTTAAATAIQSSKRGYKTLVISTDAAHSLRDAFDIELGPEPKRIMPNLYAQEIDVYYSVEKYWGSLTKYLHSLFNWMKVDDILAEEFSVLPGMEEVSCFLWVHSHFKDDSYEVIIVDSAPTGETLRLLSLPDVARWWIVKIFPIERKLVKVIRPAVKVVSNMPLPEDHTYDAVEDLFDRLDAIHKVFSDPKVTSIRLVLNLEKMVIKETQRAFTYLNLYGYPTDAVIVNRSMPLDVSDPFFEEWKKYQRGYREEIEELFSPLPRFEAPMFSREVMGVSSLERFGETLFDGIDPTKIFFTGKPYNIVKEKGAYQLHLKLPFVSKEKINLFQTGDELTIQIENQRRNVFLPNFLARLEVGDARFEDGVLKVSFEKKEKKASK
- a CDS encoding carboxymuconolactone decarboxylase family protein, whose amino-acid sequence is MSDDRYERGLKNFKEITGDTGEQFIQKLNEISPDFSRYLIEYPFGDVYDRPGLDVKTRELVTLSALAALGYAEPEVKAHIKVALNTGTTREEIIEVFIQISVYAGFPAAINALLAAKEVFNELDENK